In the genome of Daucus carota subsp. sativus chromosome 9, DH1 v3.0, whole genome shotgun sequence, the window TTCTTTGACAAAAGGTTTCATCTTCCTGACTGTTCCCTTTTGCTTGTAACTTAGTTATAATGAGTAGGTCGCTTCTGTCTAGGTAATCTTTTTGTTGTGCCTTATATCTCATGGCATTTTCATTGATTctattactatattttatttattatttttatatggtttttatttctttttttactTGTAGTTCTTGTGGCACTTTATGAGCCGAATGTAGAGCCTTCCTCGGCCATTGagtaagcttgcatttttttctCAGCATAACTTCTTCATTTCCTTTTCGTTTTGTACATTAACCTGGAAAACAAGGCCAATTTCTGCAGCTCATTAAAATTGGCTATGTTCAATAGTCAGACCTATAAATATGAATTTGGGATTCTTGCAATTTTGATAATTTGTCTATTAGATTTACATTTTTGGTGTTCAAATGTGTTGTGATATAATGACCTTCATCCTGGTTTTCCAGGATCATCCAGCAAAGAATGGGTGGTCTAAGTTTATCCGACTATGACAAGCTACTAGCTGATATGTCTGTTTTGAGAATTAAGCATAAAGAGCTTTTGGCAGCACATGAAGTGAAGCGCAGGGAGGTAGGCCTTGAGTTCATCATTGTTTCATGAATAAGTTTGGATTCATTGTCTCCCATGCTTGTTTCTCCATCCCTTTGTTTCTAATACAGCGAATTGTTTTAGAATAATAAGCTCTGTTACAAAGTATAATGACATGCCTAGTACCAAGATGTCCAGGGGTCTTATAATGTAAACTTGTAAAAAGCATGTGAGCCGCAACCAAAAGGTTGTCTTGTGGCCTTGTATCAATAATAATTGTTTTCTGTAGGGTATTTGATGGTGTGAATATGCTATTTAATTTAGCCACTCTCTGCCGAGTGACGTGATCACTGACGTTCTTTCTCTATGGATTGCAGATTGAGGAATTATTAAGCTCTATCATCATGTCATCAGCCAAGGAGACAAATGATATGGAAGGTTCTGGAGCATAATGTTCTTTGAGAGGATTGCTCAAATATTTGATAGAATTGTCTTTGGTCATCTGTCTTTTTACACCTCTTGGTGTTACACTTATCTGCCCAGACTTTATGTTTTGGTTGGCAGTCATCATATTTCTAATCTGTAATATTCTCGTATAAATCACTCAGTACCTCTGTAAAATTGTTTCAATTGGGTGTGCTATGCAActtggaattaaactcatctgTCAAAGGAAAATGCAGTTTCAATCTGTGAAGATAATTCATAGGTAAGATTTAACATCCCAGGACGGAATCTGCACTTCTATCAGATATAACTTTGATCATGAATTATagaaattataattgaaaaaaattataaaatttatgctGTTAGAAAGTATGTGTATTCTACTTGAAGGTATTTAATTGGCAAGACTTCAACAAATTATAGTCAATGTTTAATCAATTTAAGTGAAAgtcaaacaagtcaaaaattATACCCATGTAGTATAtggagaatttgaaatgaataaTTCATTTATGTTGAAATGCTCATTTTTATAAGAGCATAGAGttgaaaaataacaaaaaatatttcgACGACaggagaaaaatatattaactgaAATTTAGCTACAACAAATTCTCGAACTACAACAAATTCTCGAACTGTTAATTACAACAtgatccaaaaataaaaaacgagctaataacaattttttttgataatacatatttatatgtCTTTCTGATTCGTTTttgactatttttttttataatatatacttatatgtcTTACAAATCAGTAGACGAGTGTAAATTGAACACGGGCCCGGGGATGACATATGAAAACAATATAAACTCATTTTTATGAAATTCTTATACGAAGGATTTATTTGAGCCCAGAAGTGTTGATTACTAGCATTTCAAGTGAAATCGTTCTGCCCCATTTCTGTGAGTACCCTTTATTCTTTGTTTGTTAAATTGCCCAAATTTCACTTTTTCTATGTAGAATTTGGTTTTTGATTGGTATATATATGCTCTGTACGTCTGTTGTTTCCAATTGAATGTGATGAAATTGTATGTCCAGTGATGCATTACTAGCTTTAATTGTACTATTTATTAGCATTTCATATGAAATTGATCTGCCCCGTTTGTGTGATTGTTTTACCAATATGTTCCTTCTCTTAGAGTTGAGATCTGCTTGTCTTTCGATTCTTGATGATGCTACTTGTAGAAATTTAAGTATTTTACTACCCATTTAAGTTCAGGCATCTGCTTTTTCTTTATGTTGGATATTCGAGATCAGGTTCTCGCATTGGTATAATTATCTAATATCTGTGAATTATTGATGGTTCCGAAAAAAATGATAAACTATGAATCTGTGTTAAAGGGGTGTGCAGGAGAGAGGGAGGCAGGAGCAGccgtttttttttcttttttcttttttagctttataagatattatatagaaTTAGAAAAGAATATGAGAGAAAGGGGTATTTTCGGGTCTAAAAGATGAACAAGTCGTGTATGTGGGTAAAGCTAACTTGAGCATGATATTCGTACAAGCAAATTGCTTATCAAGAGTAGGCAAAATGATTCCAATAGGTATACACATAAAGCAAATTGTGAATAAGGCACAAATCCAAACAATATCTAAAACAAGATTAAAAAGGATATTAAAAAAAGGTGATATATGTTAAAGCCTCAAGGTGAACTTGAAATCTTTGGTTGTATTGGTTCATTAGGTCAGATCACGATAATGAGGGATTGGTTGAATATACAAAAAAATGTGTTTAAAAAGATGTATGTTAAAAGCAAAAAAGGATCCTGCATTAGTATGTAATATGAGTTAGACCAGGTCAAACATGAAATGGGTTAAAAACGATGGATTTTTATAAACTTGtttaaatagtactccctccgtccccctgagttgtatacattgggggacgggtacgcggcacggactttaatgctcctgttttacatagttctataacttatttttaagaattttcttttctgaataaaagtttgaatgttatatttttattcagaaaaagaaaattttaaaaataagttatagaactatattttacaagagcattgaagtgcgtgttgagcagtgaaaaagaaacgtatagaattaaatgggacagagggagtactgaacaaaaataataattggagAGCTAAAGAAAAAGATGGCTTTGTATAGAAGAGGATTCTAAATTGTTCATAACTTTTTTCGGTAGTTTGTTccagaaaaggaaaaagaactTTTTGGTATGTATTAACATATATTTCagtatatgataaaatatttattttttaatgatatacaGTTTGCATGGTGTGTGCGATGCTTGTAAAGATCAACTGAGAAACAattagtgaaataattaaactCGAATAAATTATtgtcttttaaaacaaataaataaatccaaCTACTACTAGAACTAACTCCAGTTTCCAATAAAAATACTAATGAAACTAATAGTTGAGCGGGGCTATAGGCTATAGCCTCCAATAGTCCCCAAGTGCATTGTCTAATATATGATTTTCACATGCAACCCCCAGttttttcaaatttcattcttATATCTTATGTTTCCAGTGTTGAGTATTATTTTATCCACACAGTACTCATAAATTCTCATGCTAAGAAATAAAGAAGAGTCAGTCTTATGATTAGtgttttaagaaaatttagCTTTTATTCTTCATAAGCAAAAATTGAACTACTACTAACAGTAATTCAGTTTCTATCAGACTACAGAACAAGTATTTGAATTCAGAAATTCCTGGAGCAAAGGTGAATTGTGCTTTGCAGATGCGATAAAAAAGATGGTTAGTTATCACTACACACAAACTCTTCTTCTACCATATTGTCAGGAAGACTTTGCTTTAATTAGTAAATCTAATAGAATCTTGTAGACCTTTGCTTTCTGTTTTGTATTTTCACACTATAATCTTTAAACTTTTTACTGAGTGTTGTTTGTTTTTGGTTTCTTATCAtgtagaaataattttttattcagtcAACTTGTTAAAATAACTGCTTGACCTGCACTTTTTGACTGTTCACTTGTTGCTACTCCAAATAACTGTCTAAAAACTTTGATGGCTCTCATGATTCAAAATGGCAAGACCAACAGCACTGCTTTGACTATACATAtggttatacttttataaactGGCTTTCTTTCAGTATATCAGAAAGTTACTAGAAGCTCTCCATATTTGTACTTGAACTTGCCCCCCTTGGTCTTAAAAGCTATGTCTGAATCGTTAATTTGGTTCTTAGTCCTGTATTTGTTGTATCCTATATAGCTGAATCCTTCCCTTTTATACATTCTTTGTAGGAAAAAGAAGCAAAGAAGGAAGCTTTTAGGAAGTATTTAGAGTCTAGTGGAGTTGTTGATTCTTTGACAAAAGGTTTCATCTTCTTAACTGTTCCCTTTTACTTGTAACTTAGTTATAATGTAGTAGGTCCCTCCTGTCTAGGTAATCTTTTTGTTGTGCCTTATATCTCATGGCATTTTCATTGATTctattactatattttatttattatttttatatagtttttatttctttttttactTGTAGTACTTGTGGCACTTTATGAGCAGAATGTAAAGCCTTCCTCGGCCATTGagtaagcttgcatttttttctCAGCATAACTTCTTCATTTCATTTTCGTTTTGTACATTAACCTGGAAAACAAGGCCATTTTCTGCAGCTCATCAAAATTGGCTATGTTCAATAGTCAGACATAAATATGAATTTGGGATTCTTGCAATTTTGATAATTTGTCTATTAGATTTACATTTTTTGTGTTGTGTGGTTGTGACAGTAAACAAATGTCTTGTGATATAATGACCTTCATCCTGGTTTTCCAGGTTCATCCAGCAAAAAATGGGTGGTCCAAGTTTATCCGACTATGAGAAGCTACAAGCTGAAATGTctgatttgaaaattaagcaTAAAGAGCTTTTGGCATCACATGAAGAGAAGTGCAGGGAGGTAGGCCTTGAGTTCATCATTGTTTCAGGAATAAGTTTGGATTCATTGTCTTCCATGCTTGTTTATCCATCCCTTTGTTTCTAATACAGCTAATTGTTTTAGAATAATAAGCTCTGTTACAAAGTATAATGACATGCCTAGTACCAAGATGTCCAGAGGTCTTATGATGTAAACTTGTAAAAATCATGTGAGCTGCAACCAAAAGGTTGTCTTGTGGCCTTGTATCAACAATAATCG includes:
- the LOC108201698 gene encoding uncharacterized protein LOC108201698; translation: MGHFSLEVLIAFQVKSTCPISEKEAKKEAFRKYLESRGVADSLTKVLVALYEPNVEPSSAIEIIQQRMGGLSLSDYDKLLADMSVLRIKHKELLAAHEVKRREIEELLSSIIMSSAKETNDMEGSGA
- the LOC108200378 gene encoding uncharacterized protein LOC108200378; the protein is MEKEAKKEAFRKYLESSGVVDSLTKVLVALYEQNVKPSSAIEFIQQKMGGPSLSDYEKLQAEMSDLKIKHKELLASHEEKCRELEELKSSLTMSSSAKETDDMEVLDHNVL